A window from Pseudomonas sp. Tri1 encodes these proteins:
- a CDS encoding TIM barrel protein, translated as MTIHICTAPCCWGVDDVKNPFLPPWRRVLGEAAEAGYRGIELGPYGYLPLDAGTVSPVLSELDLHVVAGTIFDDLVTPANLPELLRQTHDICTLLKQLPPMEQQTGQRHAGPYLVIIDWGHEERDYAAGHSDRAPRLDDARWNTMMAHIRAIADLAWHTYGIRAVIHPHAGGYIEFADELARLVDDIPDEVAGLCLDTGHLYYAGMDPLASLRTYAHRLDYLHFKDIDPVVFDQVLNEHIRFFAACARGVMCPIGRGVIDYPALHSLVHELGYQGCITVEQERDPRNAGTSLDDVAASRAYLARIGF; from the coding sequence ATGACCATCCACATTTGCACCGCGCCTTGCTGCTGGGGCGTCGATGACGTCAAGAATCCTTTCCTGCCTCCGTGGCGCCGCGTGCTTGGCGAAGCGGCCGAGGCCGGCTATCGCGGCATCGAGCTGGGCCCCTATGGTTACCTGCCGCTCGACGCCGGAACCGTCAGTCCCGTCTTGTCCGAACTTGATCTGCATGTGGTCGCCGGGACGATCTTCGACGACCTCGTCACCCCCGCCAACCTGCCCGAACTGCTGCGCCAGACCCATGACATCTGCACGCTGCTCAAACAGCTGCCGCCCATGGAACAGCAAACCGGCCAACGTCATGCAGGGCCCTACCTGGTGATCATCGACTGGGGCCACGAGGAGCGCGACTACGCCGCCGGCCACTCGGACCGCGCGCCACGCCTGGACGATGCACGCTGGAACACCATGATGGCGCACATCCGCGCCATCGCCGACCTCGCCTGGCACACCTACGGCATCCGCGCCGTTATCCATCCCCACGCCGGCGGCTACATCGAGTTCGCCGATGAGCTGGCGCGCCTGGTGGACGACATTCCCGACGAAGTCGCCGGGCTGTGCCTGGACACCGGGCATCTCTATTACGCGGGCATGGACCCGCTCGCCTCGCTGCGCACCTACGCTCATCGCCTGGACTACCTGCACTTCAAGGACATCGACCCGGTGGTGTTCGACCAGGTGCTGAACGAGCACATCCGTTTCTTTGCCGCCTGCGCCCGAGGCGTGATGTGCCCCATCGGGCGTGGTGTCATCGACTACCCAGCGCTGCACAGCCTCGTGCATGAATTGGGTTACCAGGGCTGCATCACCGTCGAACAGGAACGTGACCCGCGCAACGCCGGGACCAGCCTGGACGACGTAGCGGCCAGCCGCGCCTACCTGGCCCGAATCGGTTTCTGA